A stretch of Spirochaeta cellobiosiphila DSM 17781 DNA encodes these proteins:
- the mazG gene encoding nucleoside triphosphate pyrophosphohydrolase: MSWKEKASYEFIKLLDVIEKLRDPITGCPWDIKQTPYSLRSDLLEETHEVINAIDEEDSTHINEELGDNLFVLMIIGYMYQQESKFNISSLIKNASDKLIRRHPHVFGNNESITNANDVIKQWEAIKVDVEGRKPKDSILDKVKSFLPSLKRAYKTQKTVAKVGFDWKNNDEVWDKLYEEIDELKQGISNNDNANIEEELGDLLFTVVNLSRKLNIDPELALNKSTEKFHTRFKFIEEKFKELQLDLNERNFSTMDSLWNESKNQ, from the coding sequence ATGTCTTGGAAAGAAAAAGCAAGTTATGAGTTTATTAAATTACTTGATGTAATAGAAAAATTACGAGATCCCATTACTGGTTGTCCGTGGGATATAAAACAGACTCCGTACTCATTAAGATCGGACCTACTTGAAGAAACTCATGAAGTAATAAATGCAATTGATGAAGAAGATTCAACTCATATCAATGAAGAATTAGGTGATAATCTTTTCGTCTTGATGATTATAGGTTATATGTATCAACAGGAATCAAAGTTCAACATTTCTTCACTTATAAAAAATGCCTCTGATAAATTAATTCGCAGGCATCCTCATGTTTTTGGTAATAATGAATCTATAACTAATGCCAATGATGTTATTAAACAGTGGGAAGCAATCAAAGTTGATGTAGAAGGACGAAAACCAAAAGACTCAATCTTAGATAAAGTAAAATCATTTCTCCCTTCCCTAAAACGTGCTTATAAAACGCAAAAAACAGTCGCAAAAGTCGGTTTTGATTGGAAAAATAATGATGAAGTATGGGATAAATTATATGAAGAAATTGATGAATTGAAGCAAGGAATTTCCAACAATGACAATGCAAATATTGAAGAAGAATTGGGCGACCTTCTATTTACTGTTGTAAACTTATCTAGAAAATTAAATATAGATCCAGAGTTAGCCCTTAATAAAAGTACTGAAAAGTTCCATACTCGTTTTAAATTTATAGAGGAAAAATTTAAAGAGCTTCAACTTGATTTAAACGAAAGAAATTTTTCGACTATGGATTCCCTTTGGAATGAGTCGAAAAATCAATAA